A DNA window from Paenibacillus sp. HWE-109 contains the following coding sequences:
- a CDS encoding helix-turn-helix domain-containing protein — translation MISPDLSDGRDIYYLIGCEMMINIGPNIRRLRKLNNMNQVEFSSKIGISQGNLSEIEQGNCNPSFDTLLAIKKQFNFK, via the coding sequence ATGATAAGTCCCGATCTATCAGACGGTCGGGACATTTATTATTTAATTGGATGTGAAATGATGATTAATATTGGGCCCAATATTCGTAGGTTACGAAAATTAAATAATATGAATCAAGTGGAGTTCTCGAGCAAAATAGGCATTTCTCAAGGGAATTTAAGTGAGATTGAGCAAGGAAATTGTAATCCGTCTTTTGATACCTTATTAGCTATAAAGAAACAATTTAATTTTAAATAA